One stretch of Saccharopolyspora erythraea DNA includes these proteins:
- a CDS encoding DUF2334 domain-containing protein, whose protein sequence is MPLVVSLSGLDHRVLDHCADFAAEMDRRRVPLSLLFAPRPGADEQLLDWIRHRRRGRDTVELHGFGRGETATGVLSRLGRPAATLRRAEFATIPAHEAGLRLLPALAMLDQLGLRTDTFVPPRWFASPGTLMALRRHGFAVCADALAVRELEAGRVHRARVHSLGSGERAEPWWCRALVLGVGRAARRGRMIRIAVDAAGLRRSGPRQAVLDAVDLALHHGARPTTYASYAGPVRIPRPREPQHRLRNTDPLSS, encoded by the coding sequence ATGCCGCTCGTCGTCTCGCTGTCCGGGCTCGACCACCGGGTCCTGGACCATTGCGCGGACTTCGCCGCCGAGATGGATCGCCGCCGGGTACCGCTGTCGCTGCTGTTCGCGCCCAGGCCGGGCGCCGACGAGCAGTTGCTGGACTGGATCCGGCACCGCCGCCGCGGGCGGGACACCGTGGAGCTGCACGGATTCGGGCGCGGGGAGACCGCGACGGGCGTGCTGAGCCGCCTCGGACGCCCGGCGGCGACGCTGCGCAGGGCCGAGTTCGCCACCATCCCCGCGCACGAGGCCGGTCTGCGGCTGCTGCCCGCGCTGGCGATGCTCGACCAGCTCGGCCTGCGCACGGACACCTTCGTGCCGCCGAGGTGGTTCGCCTCCCCCGGCACGCTCATGGCGCTGCGGCGCCACGGGTTCGCGGTGTGCGCGGACGCGCTGGCGGTCCGGGAGCTGGAGGCCGGCCGGGTGCACCGGGCCCGCGTGCACTCGCTCGGCTCCGGTGAGCGCGCCGAACCGTGGTGGTGCCGAGCCCTGGTGCTGGGCGTCGGACGCGCAGCCCGGCGCGGGCGCATGATCCGGATCGCGGTGGACGCCGCCGGCCTGCGGCGAAGCGGGCCGAGGCAGGCGGTGCTGGACGCCGTCGACCTCGCCCTGCACCACGGCGCGCGGCCCACGACCTACGCCTCCTACGCGGGGCCGGTGCGCATCCCGCGTCCCCGCGAACCGCAGCACCGGTTGCGCAACACCGACCCGTTGTCGAGCTGA
- a CDS encoding phosphoribosylaminoimidazolesuccinocarboxamide synthase — protein MVALADYPQIAAGKVRQLHAVDDEHLLLVASDRISAFDHVLSTPIPDKGRVLTAMSVFWFNLLADVVPNHLVAWDDPRIPAEVRGRALIVRRLEMLPVECVARGYLTGSGLLDYQRTGAVCGVVLPEGLTEASRLPEPIFTPATKAELGEHDENVSFEAVAGTVGQERAAELRELTLRVYGRAAEHARERGVILADTKFEFGVADGGSLVLGDEVLTPDSSRYWPADGYEPGEVQPSFDKQYVRNWLTSAESGWDRASDTPPPPLPGDVVAATRARYVEAYERITGLDLADWPSPAA, from the coding sequence GTGGTTGCACTCGCCGATTACCCCCAGATCGCGGCAGGCAAGGTCCGCCAGCTGCACGCCGTGGACGACGAACACCTGCTCCTGGTGGCATCCGACCGCATCTCGGCGTTCGACCACGTGCTGAGCACGCCGATCCCGGACAAGGGCCGGGTGCTGACGGCGATGAGCGTGTTCTGGTTCAACCTGCTCGCCGACGTCGTCCCGAACCACCTGGTCGCCTGGGACGACCCGCGCATCCCCGCCGAGGTCCGCGGCCGCGCGCTGATCGTGCGCAGGCTGGAGATGCTCCCGGTGGAATGCGTCGCGCGCGGCTACCTGACCGGCTCCGGGCTGCTGGACTACCAGCGCACCGGCGCGGTGTGCGGGGTCGTGCTTCCGGAGGGCCTGACCGAGGCTTCCCGGCTGCCGGAGCCGATCTTCACCCCGGCGACCAAGGCCGAGCTGGGCGAGCACGACGAGAACGTCAGCTTCGAGGCGGTCGCGGGGACGGTCGGCCAGGAGCGGGCCGCCGAGCTGCGCGAGCTGACGCTGCGGGTGTACGGGCGGGCGGCCGAGCACGCCCGCGAGCGGGGCGTGATCCTGGCCGACACCAAGTTCGAGTTCGGCGTCGCCGACGGCGGGTCGCTGGTGCTCGGCGACGAGGTGCTGACCCCGGACTCCTCGCGGTACTGGCCCGCCGACGGCTACGAGCCCGGCGAGGTGCAGCCGTCGTTCGACAAGCAGTACGTGCGCAACTGGCTGACCTCGGCCGAGTCGGGGTGGGACCGGGCCTCGGACACGCCTCCGCCGCCGCTGCCCGGCGACGTCGTCGCGGCGACGCGGGCGCGCTACGTCGAGGCGTACGAGCGGATCACCGGGCTGGACCTGGCCGACTGGCCTTCCCCGGCGGCCTGA
- a CDS encoding TenA family protein — MTETSAPSFTEWLRGRSEPDWTAVTTHPFTDALFEGLVPTPKMRSYLVQDFQFVDDFLALLGSALAKADRHSSRLTIAASIAVVTSEVNTYFQRSFDALGVGESDRTSPALDPATVAFRELMADTNARGGYADVLAVLTVAEWSYLEWAMRAPAAAPENFVHAEWIELHRNHDFRQWVQWLCGELDRVGAALDERARARCLRLFQQATRCELDFFNAHWD, encoded by the coding sequence GTGACCGAGACATCCGCACCGTCCTTCACCGAGTGGCTGCGCGGCCGCAGCGAACCGGACTGGACCGCCGTGACCACCCACCCGTTCACCGACGCGCTGTTCGAGGGGCTGGTCCCGACCCCGAAGATGCGCTCCTACCTGGTGCAGGACTTCCAGTTCGTCGACGACTTCCTCGCGCTGCTGGGCTCGGCGCTGGCCAAGGCGGACCGCCACTCGTCCCGGCTGACCATCGCGGCCAGCATCGCCGTGGTCACCAGCGAGGTGAACACCTACTTCCAGCGCTCCTTCGACGCGCTCGGCGTCGGCGAGTCCGACCGGACGAGCCCGGCGCTGGACCCGGCGACGGTGGCGTTCCGGGAGCTGATGGCCGACACCAACGCGCGCGGCGGCTACGCCGACGTGCTGGCGGTGCTCACCGTCGCGGAGTGGAGCTACCTGGAGTGGGCAATGCGGGCACCCGCCGCCGCGCCGGAGAACTTCGTGCACGCGGAGTGGATCGAGCTGCACCGCAACCACGACTTCCGGCAGTGGGTGCAGTGGCTGTGCGGGGAGCTGGACCGCGTCGGCGCCGCGCTCGACGAACGCGCGCGGGCGCGCTGCCTGCGGCTGTTCCAGCAGGCCACGCGCTGCGAGCTGGACTTCTTCAACGCGCACTGGGACTGA
- the purB gene encoding adenylosuccinate lyase, whose protein sequence is MTVKPNLPNVLAARYASPELVELWSPQHKVVLERRLWLAVLRAQADLGIDVPEQALSDYERVLERVDLDSIAERERQTRHDVKARIEEFNALAGHEQVHKGMTSRDLTENVEQLQVRRSLEHVRDRVVAVLVRLGRLAAEHGELVMAGRSHNVAAQATTLGKRFATAADELLVGFRRLEELLDRYPLRGIKGPVGTAQDMLDLLGGDPAKLAELERRVAEHLGFGRALTSVGQVYPRSLDYEVLTALAQLAAAPSNVATTVRLMAGHELVTEGFKPGQVGSSAMPHKMNTRSCERVNGLAVVLRGYVSMTGELAGDQWNEGDVSCSVVRRVALPDAFFAFDGLLETFLTVLDEFGAFPAVVARELDRYLPFLATTKVLMAAVRAGVGRETAHEAIKENAVAVALAMREKGAERNDLLDRLAADDRLPLDREALEALLADRLAFTGAAAAQVGDVVAQVEAIAARYPGAAAYTPSPIL, encoded by the coding sequence GTGACGGTCAAGCCCAACCTCCCGAACGTGCTCGCCGCCCGCTACGCCTCGCCGGAGCTGGTGGAGCTGTGGTCTCCCCAGCACAAGGTCGTCCTCGAGCGGCGGCTCTGGCTCGCGGTGCTGCGCGCCCAGGCCGACCTCGGCATCGACGTGCCCGAGCAGGCGCTCTCCGACTACGAGCGGGTGCTGGAGCGGGTCGACCTCGACTCCATCGCCGAGCGCGAGCGCCAGACCCGCCACGACGTGAAGGCCCGCATCGAGGAGTTCAACGCGCTCGCCGGGCACGAGCAGGTCCACAAGGGGATGACCTCGCGCGACCTCACCGAGAACGTCGAGCAGCTCCAGGTGCGCCGCAGCCTCGAGCACGTCCGCGACCGCGTCGTCGCCGTGCTGGTCCGCCTCGGCAGACTCGCCGCCGAGCACGGTGAGCTGGTCATGGCCGGTCGCTCGCACAACGTCGCGGCGCAGGCCACCACCCTCGGCAAGCGCTTCGCCACGGCCGCCGACGAGCTGCTGGTCGGCTTCCGGCGGCTCGAGGAGCTGCTCGACCGCTACCCGCTGCGCGGGATCAAGGGACCGGTCGGCACCGCGCAGGACATGCTCGACCTGCTCGGCGGCGACCCGGCCAAGCTCGCCGAGCTGGAGCGCAGGGTCGCCGAGCACCTCGGCTTCGGCCGGGCGCTGACCAGCGTCGGCCAGGTCTACCCGCGTTCGCTGGACTACGAGGTGCTGACCGCGCTGGCCCAGCTCGCCGCCGCTCCCTCCAACGTGGCGACCACGGTCCGGCTGATGGCCGGGCACGAGCTGGTCACCGAGGGCTTCAAGCCCGGCCAGGTGGGCTCCAGCGCGATGCCGCACAAGATGAACACGCGCTCGTGCGAGCGGGTCAACGGCCTGGCGGTGGTACTGCGGGGCTATGTGTCGATGACCGGTGAGCTGGCGGGCGACCAGTGGAACGAGGGCGACGTGTCGTGCTCGGTGGTCCGCCGGGTGGCGCTGCCCGACGCGTTCTTCGCCTTCGACGGCCTGCTGGAGACGTTCCTGACGGTGCTGGACGAGTTCGGCGCGTTCCCCGCCGTGGTCGCCCGCGAGCTCGACCGCTACCTGCCGTTCCTGGCCACCACCAAGGTGCTGATGGCCGCCGTGCGGGCCGGTGTCGGCCGCGAGACCGCGCACGAGGCGATCAAGGAGAACGCGGTTGCGGTGGCGCTGGCCATGCGGGAGAAGGGCGCCGAGCGCAACGACCTGCTCGACCGGCTGGCGGCCGACGACCGGCTGCCGCTGGACCGCGAGGCGCTGGAGGCGCTGCTCGCCGACCGGCTGGCCTTCACCGGCGCGGCGGCGGCGCAGGTCGGCGACGTGGTGGCGCAGGTGGAGGCGATCGCCGCGCGCTACCCCGGCGCGGCCGCCTACACCCCGTCGCCCATCCTCTGA
- a CDS encoding RNA polymerase sigma factor, translating to MRAEEERSFREFATSRAVVLRRSAYLLCGDWHLAEDLVQNTLLKLYRAWRRVDGDAADAYARKVLMRVWLDERRKPWRRSENRDGVVPDPGDPLADPAVAGQRAQARDLVLRALAEVPPRQRAVLVLRYWEDLPTAEVAAALRCSEGTVKSQASRGLRNLRAAIARTAPDLAGAGARRSA from the coding sequence ATGCGGGCGGAAGAGGAACGGTCTTTCCGCGAGTTCGCCACGAGCCGTGCCGTGGTGCTGCGCCGCTCGGCGTACCTGCTGTGCGGTGACTGGCACCTCGCCGAGGACCTCGTCCAGAACACCCTCCTCAAGCTCTACCGCGCCTGGCGACGGGTCGACGGGGACGCGGCCGACGCCTACGCGCGCAAGGTGCTGATGCGCGTGTGGCTCGACGAACGGCGCAAGCCCTGGCGTCGCTCGGAGAACCGCGACGGCGTCGTGCCCGACCCGGGAGACCCGCTGGCCGACCCGGCCGTGGCGGGCCAGCGAGCGCAGGCGCGCGACCTCGTCCTGCGCGCGCTGGCCGAGGTCCCGCCGCGGCAGCGGGCGGTGCTGGTGCTGCGCTACTGGGAGGACCTGCCGACTGCGGAGGTGGCCGCCGCGCTCAGGTGCTCCGAGGGCACGGTCAAGAGCCAGGCGTCGCGCGGCCTGCGCAACCTGCGGGCCGCGATCGCCAGAACCGCTCCCGACCTGGCCGGGGCGGGCGCGAGGAGGAGTGCGTGA
- a CDS encoding ABC transporter transmembrane domain-containing protein, translating into MTPDTRGSSRFLWSLLRRRPWLPVVAVLTGALWMLPTALMPLAIGNAIDNGIRTGDASVLLTWLLVVLGLGAVQTAGSAGLEWVSHTMWIDAAATSQRLALAHVARLGGTLTRKVRAGEVVAIGSSDIYRIAALFEVVGRAAGSLVSFAIAAGVVLALSPLMGAVVLVGVPLATIGIGPLLSPLHRREEVQRERVADLNALATDIVSGLRILRGVGGESRFHARFVDSSQRVRAAGVASGRVEAWLAFAEILLPGLVTVLVTWLGARLALAGTISVGELVAFYGVSAFLVIPVRTATEAAYSYATAKVAARHMCDLLRTRPEPGPPERPRPLDTGPLALRDESRGLEIAAGELTVIDAGADGEALAERLAGHRFALDGDAASGASDGGREQSAGSDGHPPQANARAAAKNGSDHRTAEANPRAAHGRVLANGVPLDEVAPAELRRRIVLAHNQDLLFSGPVHTELDLGTAVDVPTALHAADAHDVIDALPADAVLDERARSLSGGQRQRLVLARALCSDADVLVLDEPTSAVDAHTEARIVRRVRELRAGRTTVVVSQSPLWRQAADRTATLEGRSS; encoded by the coding sequence ATGACTCCCGATACGCGCGGTTCATCCCGTTTCCTGTGGTCGCTGCTGCGGCGGCGCCCCTGGCTGCCTGTCGTCGCGGTGCTCACCGGCGCGCTCTGGATGCTGCCGACCGCGCTGATGCCCCTGGCGATCGGCAACGCGATCGACAACGGCATCCGCACCGGGGACGCCTCCGTGCTGCTGACGTGGCTGCTCGTCGTGCTCGGCCTCGGCGCGGTGCAGACGGCCGGCTCGGCCGGCCTGGAATGGGTCTCGCACACGATGTGGATCGACGCCGCGGCCACCTCGCAGCGGCTCGCGCTGGCCCACGTCGCCCGCCTGGGCGGCACGCTGACGCGCAAGGTGCGGGCGGGCGAGGTCGTGGCCATCGGCTCCTCCGACATCTACCGGATCGCCGCGTTGTTCGAGGTCGTCGGGCGGGCCGCGGGTTCGCTCGTCTCGTTCGCCATCGCCGCGGGCGTGGTGCTGGCGCTCTCGCCGCTGATGGGGGCCGTGGTGCTGGTCGGCGTGCCGCTGGCGACCATCGGCATCGGCCCGCTGCTGTCGCCGCTGCACCGCCGGGAGGAGGTCCAGCGCGAGCGGGTGGCCGACCTCAACGCGCTGGCCACCGACATCGTGTCGGGCCTGCGCATCCTGCGCGGTGTCGGCGGGGAGTCGCGGTTCCACGCGCGGTTCGTCGATTCCAGCCAGCGGGTGCGCGCGGCGGGCGTGGCGTCCGGACGGGTGGAGGCGTGGCTGGCCTTCGCCGAGATCCTGCTGCCCGGCCTGGTCACGGTGCTGGTCACCTGGCTCGGCGCGCGGCTGGCGCTGGCCGGCACGATCTCCGTCGGCGAGCTGGTTGCCTTCTACGGCGTCTCGGCGTTCCTGGTGATCCCGGTGCGCACGGCGACCGAGGCCGCCTACTCCTACGCGACCGCGAAGGTCGCCGCCCGCCACATGTGCGACCTGCTGCGCACCCGGCCCGAGCCCGGACCGCCGGAGCGGCCGAGGCCGCTGGACACCGGTCCGCTCGCGCTGCGCGACGAGTCGCGCGGCCTGGAGATCGCCGCGGGCGAGCTCACGGTGATCGACGCGGGCGCTGACGGGGAGGCGCTGGCGGAACGCCTGGCCGGCCACCGGTTCGCGCTCGACGGCGACGCGGCGAGCGGTGCTTCCGACGGCGGACGCGAGCAGAGCGCCGGGTCCGATGGCCACCCACCGCAAGCGAACGCACGCGCCGCCGCGAAGAACGGTTCCGATCACCGGACTGCGGAAGCGAACCCGCGGGCCGCCCACGGACGCGTGCTGGCCAACGGCGTCCCGCTCGACGAGGTCGCACCGGCGGAGCTGCGCCGCCGGATCGTGCTGGCGCACAACCAGGACCTGCTGTTCTCCGGCCCGGTGCACACCGAGCTCGACCTCGGCACCGCCGTCGACGTGCCGACCGCTCTGCACGCCGCCGACGCCCACGACGTGATCGACGCGCTGCCCGCCGACGCGGTGCTCGACGAGCGGGCGCGGTCGCTGTCCGGTGGCCAGCGCCAGCGGCTGGTGCTGGCCAGGGCGCTGTGCTCGGACGCCGACGTCCTCGTGCTCGACGAGCCGACCTCGGCGGTCGACGCGCACACCGAGGCGCGGATCGTGCGGCGGGTCCGCGAGCTGCGGGCCGGGCGGACCACGGTCGTGGTCAGCCAGAGCCCGCTGTGGCGGCAGGCCGCCGACAGAACCGCGACGCTGGAAGGACGGAGCTCGTGA
- a CDS encoding ABC transporter ATP-binding protein yields MNTRLPLADQRAVRDWVWRTALANRGAYAVMMALFISATVVGLAGPQLLGMLVDSVVAGASTVRVDVLAGVFLAVLVAQALLARAARMRATLLGEQLLAKSREGVVGHALRLPLSTVESAGTGDLLSRSTTDVDRLDYTVRSAVPEITVALITLLLTAVAMVVTSPLLACGMLIAVPLIVLSTRWYYPRARPVLQGVLAGWAEVQSSTHESVEGARTVDALRLSERRIAHNERVLGNAVGKEKRHRNLLTIWLPCLEMSYVLPIGAILLIGGWAYAAGSVELGTITTVVLYAQAMSNPLDELLAWIDELQIGNAALRRILGVGRAPVSGPGEGGAAVERDRGHDLSVRGVRFSYREGQEILHGVDLTVGAGKRLVIVGPSGAGKSTLGRLVAGVNAPDSGSVAFGDTEITSLPTDRLRREVVLLTQEHHVFACSLRDNLCLPAGDDGWSDERLLAALETVGLGEWASRLPEGLATVLGAGGHPVPAAVAQQIALARVMLADPHTLVLDEATSLLDNETSRDLERSMSTLLAGRTVIAIAHRLHAARDADQVAVMESGRIVELGTHAELLAAGGSYAELHRAATPERA; encoded by the coding sequence GTGAACACCCGGCTCCCGCTGGCCGACCAGCGCGCCGTGCGCGACTGGGTCTGGCGCACCGCGCTGGCCAACCGCGGTGCGTACGCCGTGATGATGGCGCTGTTCATCTCCGCAACCGTCGTCGGGCTCGCAGGTCCGCAGCTGCTCGGCATGCTGGTCGACTCGGTCGTGGCGGGCGCGTCGACAGTGCGGGTGGACGTGCTGGCCGGCGTCTTCCTGGCCGTGCTGGTGGCGCAGGCGCTGCTGGCACGGGCCGCGCGGATGCGCGCGACGCTGCTCGGCGAGCAACTGCTGGCCAAGTCGCGCGAGGGGGTCGTCGGCCACGCGCTGAGGCTCCCGCTGAGCACCGTGGAGTCGGCGGGCACCGGCGACCTGCTCAGCCGCTCCACCACCGACGTCGACCGGCTCGACTACACCGTGCGCAGCGCGGTCCCGGAGATCACCGTCGCGCTGATCACCCTCCTGCTGACCGCGGTCGCCATGGTCGTGACCTCACCGCTGCTGGCCTGCGGGATGCTGATCGCGGTGCCCCTGATCGTGCTGAGCACCCGCTGGTACTACCCGCGCGCCCGGCCGGTGCTGCAGGGCGTGCTGGCCGGGTGGGCCGAGGTGCAGTCGAGCACCCACGAGTCGGTCGAGGGCGCGCGCACCGTGGACGCGCTGCGGCTCTCCGAACGCCGCATCGCGCACAACGAGCGTGTGCTGGGCAACGCCGTCGGCAAGGAGAAGCGGCACCGCAACCTGCTCACGATCTGGCTGCCGTGCCTGGAGATGTCCTACGTCCTGCCGATCGGGGCCATCCTGCTGATCGGCGGCTGGGCGTACGCGGCGGGTTCGGTGGAGCTGGGCACGATCACCACGGTCGTGCTCTACGCGCAGGCGATGTCGAACCCGCTGGACGAGCTGCTCGCGTGGATCGACGAGCTGCAGATCGGCAACGCCGCGCTGCGCCGGATCCTGGGCGTCGGCCGCGCACCGGTCAGCGGCCCCGGCGAGGGCGGCGCGGCCGTCGAGCGCGACCGCGGCCACGACCTGTCCGTGCGCGGCGTGCGCTTCTCCTACCGGGAGGGACAGGAGATCCTGCACGGCGTCGACCTGACGGTGGGGGCCGGGAAGCGCCTGGTCATCGTCGGTCCATCAGGTGCGGGCAAGTCCACGCTGGGGCGGCTCGTCGCCGGGGTCAACGCGCCGGACTCCGGTTCGGTGGCCTTCGGCGACACCGAGATCACCTCGCTGCCGACCGACCGGCTGCGCCGCGAGGTCGTGCTGCTGACCCAGGAGCACCACGTGTTCGCCTGCTCGCTGCGGGACAACCTGTGCCTGCCCGCCGGTGACGACGGCTGGAGCGACGAGCGGCTGCTCGCCGCGCTGGAGACCGTCGGCCTCGGCGAGTGGGCGTCGCGGCTGCCCGAAGGGCTCGCCACCGTGCTCGGCGCGGGCGGGCACCCGGTGCCCGCCGCCGTGGCGCAGCAGATCGCCCTGGCCCGCGTCATGCTCGCCGACCCGCACACCCTCGTGCTGGACGAGGCCACCTCGCTGCTGGACAACGAGACCTCGCGCGACCTGGAGCGCTCGATGTCGACGCTGCTGGCGGGCCGCACCGTGATCGCCATCGCGCACCGGCTGCACGCGGCGCGCGACGCCGACCAGGTGGCGGTGATGGAGTCGGGGCGGATCGTCGAGCTCGGCACCCACGCGGAACTGCTCGCGGCGGGCGGCTCCTACGCCGAGCTGCACCGGGCCGCGACCCCGGAACGCGCCTGA
- a CDS encoding TetR/AcrR family transcriptional regulator, with amino-acid sequence MTTASTPKGERRRQALVLAAAQLLAEGGFDAVRHRAVADRAGLPLASTTYYFSSLDDLVSAAVEFEGRQELAAARECLAGLGDERLPAETVIDLILDLLLGSRSRDGGVEPVLLRYERLVGTPRRPYLAPLIRELNAELQELVREILERGGVAGGPEQVRHHFALVDGAVVNALIESDPDPRGAARRMLSTQF; translated from the coding sequence ATGACGACGGCCAGCACTCCCAAGGGTGAGCGACGACGGCAGGCGCTGGTATTGGCCGCCGCGCAGCTCCTGGCCGAGGGGGGTTTCGACGCGGTCCGGCATCGCGCGGTCGCCGACCGGGCGGGGCTGCCGCTGGCGTCCACCACCTACTACTTCTCCAGCCTCGACGACCTGGTCAGCGCGGCGGTCGAGTTCGAGGGCAGGCAGGAGCTCGCCGCGGCGCGGGAGTGCCTCGCCGGGCTCGGCGACGAACGGCTGCCGGCCGAGACCGTGATCGACCTGATCCTCGACCTGCTGCTGGGTTCCCGGTCCAGGGACGGGGGTGTCGAGCCGGTGCTGCTGCGCTACGAGCGCCTGGTCGGCACACCCCGGAGGCCCTACCTTGCTCCGCTGATCAGGGAGCTAAACGCGGAGTTGCAGGAGCTCGTGCGCGAGATCCTGGAACGCGGCGGCGTCGCCGGTGGCCCGGAGCAGGTGCGCCACCACTTCGCGCTGGTGGACGGCGCGGTCGTCAACGCCCTGATCGAGAGCGACCCGGACCCGCGCGGAGCGGCCCGCCGCATGCTGAGCACCCAGTTCTAG
- a CDS encoding DMT family transporter: MAWVVLMLSGMLEAGWAIALKMSDGFSRLWPTVWFAVLATGSFAGLAWAMRTLPVGPAYAVWVGIGAALTAVIGMVWLGDPVSVLKVVSIVLIAAGVIGLNLSGAAH, encoded by the coding sequence ATGGCCTGGGTCGTGCTGATGCTTTCGGGAATGCTGGAAGCGGGTTGGGCCATCGCGCTGAAGATGTCCGACGGCTTCAGCCGGCTGTGGCCGACGGTCTGGTTCGCCGTGCTGGCCACCGGCAGCTTCGCCGGCCTGGCCTGGGCGATGCGGACCCTGCCGGTCGGCCCGGCCTACGCCGTCTGGGTCGGCATCGGCGCCGCGCTGACCGCCGTGATCGGCATGGTGTGGCTCGGCGACCCCGTGTCGGTGCTGAAGGTCGTCTCGATCGTGCTCATCGCGGCCGGCGTCATCGGACTGAACCTCAGCGGTGCCGCGCACTGA
- a CDS encoding SigE family RNA polymerase sigma factor — MDQREEQEFAEYFAARREAVRRMAYMMCGDWHRADDLAQTAFIALHRHWRKVRDKGALDAYVRRTLTRAVIDESRRPWRRERSTEVLPDAPEVSGEVANAVATRQTLLAGLRKVPPKQRAVLVLRFLEGLDVAGVAEVMKCSEGTVKSQCARGLTALREALGDELGDLRSAL, encoded by the coding sequence GTGGACCAGCGCGAGGAGCAGGAGTTCGCGGAGTACTTCGCGGCTCGGCGGGAGGCGGTGCGTCGGATGGCGTACATGATGTGCGGTGACTGGCACCGCGCGGACGATCTCGCCCAGACCGCGTTCATCGCGCTGCACCGCCATTGGCGCAAGGTCCGGGACAAGGGCGCGCTGGACGCCTACGTGCGCCGCACGCTGACCCGGGCGGTGATCGACGAGTCCCGGCGGCCGTGGCGCCGGGAGCGTTCCACCGAGGTCCTGCCGGACGCGCCCGAGGTCTCGGGCGAGGTGGCCAACGCGGTCGCCACCCGGCAGACGCTGCTGGCCGGGCTGCGCAAGGTCCCGCCGAAGCAGCGGGCGGTGCTGGTGCTGCGATTCCTGGAGGGACTCGACGTCGCGGGAGTCGCCGAGGTCATGAAGTGCAGCGAGGGCACGGTCAAGAGCCAGTGCGCGCGCGGTCTCACCGCGCTGCGCGAGGCCCTCGGTGACGAGCTCGGCGATCTCCGGTCGGCGTTGTGA
- a CDS encoding threonine aldolase family protein, translated as MTKAAPIDLRSDTVTRPDGQMSAAMAAAEVGDDVLDHDPTMRALEEKAAGLLGTAAALWVPSGTMGNLIALSLHLQRGDRFLAPRGAHVLDFELGTAAWLAGGMPQPLEWTAGPGRPTADLVRTYTGQSARYDALHTTLLCLENTHNGAGGAVIPPHEHALLAAAARDGGLRVHLDGARLWNAAVSLEVPPAALTVGADTVQACLSKGLGAPVGSVVAGSKEFVTEARRMRKMLGGGVRQGGVLAAAGLVALERIDSLAEDHGNARLLAEGLAERGWDASTPQTNIVLAAVPDVGRTLERLRTAGVLAVPMNGQVRFVTHRDVGKATIEEALRRIGRSDR; from the coding sequence GTGACCAAAGCGGCGCCAATCGATCTCCGTTCCGACACGGTCACGCGTCCCGACGGGCAGATGTCCGCGGCGATGGCCGCGGCCGAGGTCGGCGACGACGTGCTGGACCACGACCCGACGATGCGCGCGCTGGAGGAGAAGGCCGCTGGCCTCCTCGGCACCGCGGCGGCCCTGTGGGTGCCCAGCGGCACCATGGGCAACCTGATCGCGCTCTCGCTGCACCTCCAGCGCGGCGACCGGTTCCTCGCCCCGCGCGGCGCGCACGTGCTCGACTTCGAGCTCGGCACCGCGGCCTGGCTGGCCGGCGGCATGCCGCAGCCGCTGGAGTGGACCGCGGGGCCGGGGCGCCCCACAGCGGACCTGGTCCGGACCTACACCGGGCAGAGCGCCCGCTACGACGCCCTGCACACGACGCTGCTGTGCCTGGAGAACACCCACAACGGCGCGGGCGGGGCGGTCATCCCGCCGCACGAGCACGCACTGCTCGCCGCCGCGGCCCGGGACGGCGGCCTGCGCGTCCACCTCGACGGAGCCCGGCTGTGGAACGCGGCGGTCTCGCTGGAGGTGCCGCCCGCCGCCCTCACCGTCGGGGCCGACACCGTGCAGGCGTGCCTGAGCAAGGGGCTCGGCGCGCCGGTCGGGTCGGTGGTGGCCGGATCGAAGGAGTTCGTCACCGAGGCGCGGCGGATGCGCAAGATGCTCGGCGGCGGGGTCCGCCAGGGCGGGGTGCTCGCGGCCGCGGGCCTGGTGGCGCTGGAGCGCATCGACTCGCTGGCCGAGGACCACGGCAACGCGCGGCTGCTGGCCGAGGGGCTGGCCGAGCGCGGCTGGGACGCGTCGACGCCGCAGACCAACATCGTGCTCGCGGCGGTTCCCGACGTCGGTCGCACCCTGGAGCGGCTGCGCACGGCCGGGGTGCTGGCCGTCCCGATGAACGGCCAAGTCCGGTTCGTCACCCACCGCGACGTCGGCAAGGCGACGATCGAGGAGGCCCTGCGCCGGATCGGCCGGTCGGACCGGTGA